In Syntrophales bacterium, a genomic segment contains:
- the hisS gene encoding histidine--tRNA ligase, translating into MEIITAVKGFKDILPQEAGKWRYIEETARKIFTEFGFREIRIPILEKTELFKRGIGETTDIVEKEMYTFLDRGGEYLTLRPEATASVIRAYLEHSIYAADPVAKLFTIGPMFRRERPQKGRYRQFHQINAELLGLDDPRADAEIILMLIHFLKSAGLPDLSLEINSLGCTECRSPFKESLIGFLQGKEEGLCGDCRRRLNTNPLRVFDCKVEQCGEIIAQAPCLLDFVCPGCEDHFKLVRESLKTFGLSFDLNTRMVRGLDYYTKTAFEVTTGFLGAQNAIAGGGRYDRLVKDLGGPDIAGIGFAIGLERLISMLPVKDEDFVIVPHLFIAALGGQAQEMAFALCNRLRMMGVQTEMDYTGKSLKSQMKRADRLGSRYTLILGDRELAEGVAELRDMVRGTQETLGLDTLEEAIIKTFKER; encoded by the coding sequence ATGGAAATCATCACCGCTGTCAAGGGATTTAAGGATATTCTGCCCCAGGAAGCAGGGAAGTGGCGGTATATCGAGGAGACGGCCCGTAAAATATTTACCGAATTTGGTTTCAGGGAGATAAGAATTCCGATTCTTGAAAAGACAGAGCTGTTCAAAAGGGGCATTGGAGAGACCACAGATATTGTGGAAAAGGAGATGTACACTTTCCTCGATCGGGGAGGCGAGTATCTGACCCTCCGTCCTGAGGCGACGGCATCTGTTATCAGGGCATACCTGGAACATTCCATCTATGCCGCCGACCCCGTGGCCAAGCTGTTCACCATCGGTCCCATGTTCAGGCGGGAAAGACCACAGAAGGGTAGATACAGACAGTTTCACCAGATCAACGCAGAACTGCTCGGACTCGACGACCCGCGTGCAGACGCCGAGATCATCCTCATGCTGATCCATTTCTTAAAAAGCGCGGGGCTGCCCGATTTGAGTCTGGAGATAAATTCTCTCGGATGCACTGAATGCCGTTCCCCTTTCAAAGAATCGCTTATCGGGTTCTTGCAGGGCAAAGAAGAGGGCCTCTGTGGAGACTGTCGGCGGCGGCTTAATACGAACCCCCTCCGGGTCTTTGACTGTAAAGTGGAGCAGTGCGGTGAGATCATCGCCCAGGCCCCCTGTCTGCTAGATTTCGTATGTCCCGGTTGCGAAGATCACTTTAAACTGGTCAGGGAATCTTTAAAGACATTCGGGCTATCCTTTGATCTCAATACGAGGATGGTCAGGGGTCTCGATTACTACACCAAAACAGCCTTTGAGGTAACCACCGGATTCCTGGGCGCCCAGAATGCCATCGCCGGCGGAGGACGATACGACAGGCTTGTGAAAGATCTCGGCGGGCCGGATATTGCCGGTATCGGATTTGCGATCGGATTGGAACGCCTGATCTCCATGTTGCCTGTGAAAGACGAGGATTTCGTTATTGTCCCCCACCTCTTTATCGCCGCCTTGGGCGGGCAAGCGCAGGAAATGGCCTTTGCCTTATGTAACCGCCTGCGGATGATGGGGGTGCAAACAGAAATGGATTATACGGGAAAGAGTCTCAAAAGCCAGATGAAGCGGGCCGACAGGTTAGGGAGCCGTTATACGCTGATCCTGGGTGATAGGGAGCTTGCCGAAGGAGTGGCCGAATTAAGGGACATGGTAAGGGGAACCCAGGAGACTCTTGGCCTTGATACCCTCGAAGAGGCTATCATTAAAACTTTTAAAGAGAGGTAA